In the genome of Naumovozyma dairenensis CBS 421 chromosome 7, complete genome, the window CAGTGATGATGTCTCAGAGCTTACCAGTTCCAAAcaagatgaattagaaaccACACgagaaattattagaacCATATCTAATAATCGGAAGAAACAAACTGAAGAAGACGCATTACAGGATAATGAAGGTGATGAAAAGTATACTATGAAGCATAGATCGAGCAGTAGTGCTAAAAGTAAACAGCATTTAGAGTTTGTTTCTACTGCATATGGTGTAAGGTTATTGAGTAAAAATTTAACCAAAACAAAAGTTTCCTTAAATGtggaaaatttgattttagTAACAAAAATCTCGGATGtttctttgatttatttgacAAGAGAACTAGTAGAGTGGTTGTTAATTACTTTTCCTAACTTAGTAGTTTACGTGGAAGACGATTTCAAAAAATCCAGTCAATTTGCGGCAAAGGAAATTTGTCATGATACTAATTGCACAGAAGCAAGGATCAAATATTGGAACTCTGAACTTGTcaagaaaaacaatgatTTATTCGACCTATGTATTACATTAGGTGGTGATGGGACTGTTCTTTTCGTTTCATCGCTTTTCCAAAAATCAGTCCCTCCAACGGTTTCATTTTCCTTAGGATCATTAGGATTTTTAACCAATTTTAATTTCGAATATTTTAAGCAGGACTTAAGAAAAATTTTagaaagaaagattaaGATTAATTTAAGAATGAGATTGGAATGTAAAATATACCATAGACATAAGCCAAAATATGATCATAAAACTGGTAAGAAGATTTGTATTATGGAATTAATGTCCACGCATCACGTACTAAATGAAGTAATCATTGATAGAGGTACAAGTCCATTCATTTCGATGTTGGAATTGTTCGGTGATGGTTCATTGATGACTGTTGCGCAAGCAGATGGGTTAATTGTTGCCACCCCCACTGGATCCACCGCATATTCTTTAAGTGCTGGAGGTGCCTTGATGTACCCAAGTATCAATGCTATTTCAGTAACTCCAGTTTGTCCTCATACCTTAAGTTTTAGACCAATCGTTTTGCCTGAGAATATGAACTTAAAAGTTAAAGTCTCATTAAAGTCGAGGGGGACCGCTTGGGCATCGTTTGATGGTAAAGGAAGGTTTGAGTTACAAAAGGGTGATTATGTTACTATATCTGCAAGTCCGTACGCCTTCCCTACAGTGGAATCATCTCCTAATGAGTTTTTCGATGGTATTAATAGAACATTGAATTGGAACGTCAGAGATCAACAAAAATCATTCACACATATGCTCTCTCTTAAAAATAGGAAAAAATTGGCTACTGAACATAAGGACGCTAACATATTGGATACTGATGAGGAAGATATAATAGAAAAGAGAATCGACAATACTACGTTTTTAAAAACGtttagtagtagtagtgaCGACGATGAAGACGATAGTATAGTTGAAAATGAGATCGAGAACTACAGCGGTGCAATAACTGATGAAGTGGCAGACGATCTACATGCTTTTAATGGTGACGTGGATGAGGTGCGTCAATTAGAAACATACTAATTGAAGTTTATTACTACATTAATACTAAAATACTATTGACATCATacaagaataaataaaacattAACGTCTTTACTTAGAGAAAATATCCTATATATCTCTACCTATATACATTTAATCAAACGATAAGTGGTTACTTGATCAAAGTGCGCCACTTAACATGAAGTTACTGTTATGAAAGTATGAATTCTTTCACTAATGAAAATCACGTCGATATTGGCTCTCATTTCCTCAGACCATGTGTCTAACATTTGGGAATTGATTTGCGTATATTTACTCTAAATTGTACAGGCCATGTGCTCAATAAGAGCCTTACCCAGGTGTAACACATGTTGGACCAGTTTTTCGACCCATACAGAACCAATGTTGACTTGAGCGAGAAAAAGAGGTAACCCGGAGAGCATTATTTTACCCTTATCTCTAATCGTTTACCCTCCCGACaaacaagagaaaaaaagattCCTTACTTTGGTCGTGGGAGCGCCCAAACCTCCCGCCTTTTCGATTAAATGTCTATGTCTATGTAAATTATGTGTAGGGCTAACCTAAAAATAAGGTCTGAAGACGAAATTGATTTTTAATTCCTGTAACATTTAACAGGCCCTGGAAAACCAAAAACTTTACCCTAAATTTGagttttttcaaatttttcaaattttttacttttttcTCGCTGATGCAACAATGGTTCTCTATAATCCAAAAACTGGTCCAACATGTGTTACACCTGGGTATATTGTTTAAGCATGAGTTTCTCTGATACCACACGTAGAAGTAATTTTTAATTAGGATTTTCTTGACAGAAAGATGAAGTTCAACTTGTGGCTGAACACAAAACATGGGGTGTATGGGTGTATTCCATATATTTGGACAGATTTTCGGTTGGCGTTCGAGAAAAAATTACCCAAAGAGGAAATTGATGTGTCAAGCCTTTTTTCTTAGAGGATGACGAAGAAAAGACCGCACAAAATGGTTTAAACTGTCCTAATTAGTTGAGGTGCATAAATcgatttcttttccttttcgaGAATGGAAACATTCGAGCTCGAGAACTTTTACAGAATAAAATCACATACAAATAATGGACAGATAGACTTCAACATATTGAGTTCTTGCTCTTAACTAAATTTGAAACGGTTCTTGTGGAAACATATCTTGCGTCAGGatttagtttttttttagGAAGCTAAGAAAGAAAGCGACATTTAAGAGACATaaatcttttcattttttctaCTGAAAGGAGAAATATGCGAGgatcattattttatttgcTAAGTTTAGCAACGCTAATTGTCAAAACTGGTGCTGTCACAACTTGTAATGCAACTAAATCATGTCCTGAAGACTTACCATGTTGTTCGCAAGGTGGTGAATGTGGTAAGGGTAATTATTGTCTAGGTGATTGTAACCCATCCTTCTCCTTTGATATAGATTCATGTATGCCAGTACCAGTTTGTAAAGATAGTTCTACAAAATTTAATGGTTATTCTTCTAAGATGCTAAATGAATATACTTATTTGGGTAATGTCAGTAGTGCAGAATGGTTATATTCTGGTAACGTTAttgattatgatgatgaggaaaGTTTAATTTTAGCAATGCCCAAAAATAGTGGTGGTTCGCTGTTAACATCTACAAGAGCCTTATGGTACGGTAAAGTCAGCGTAAGAATGAAAGCATCTCATTTAGCTGGTGTTATTACAGCTATGACATTATTTTCTGGCGTCcaagatgaaattgattacGAATTTGTTGGTGCCGATATAGAAAAAGTTCAAACTAATTATTATTGGCAAGGTAGCCTGAATTGGACTAATAGTGCCAATATCACAGTAGATGATGTTTTTGATAACTATcatatatatgaaattgACTGGCACGAAGATCATATCACTTGGTCTGTCGATGGTGTAGTAGGGAGAACGctatttaaaaatgatacTTATAATTCGACGACAAAAGAATACCGTTTCCCTCAAACGCCTTCAAAAGTCCACTTATCTATCTGGCCAGGTGGGAATGCAACAAATGCACCAGGTACCATTGCATGGGCTGGTGGTGAAATCGATTGGGATTCTACAGATATAACTGAAACAGGTTATTACTATGCTATTCTAAATGAAGTCAACGTGACTTGTTATGATCCACCATCAGGTACTAAGAAGAATGGTACTAAGGCATATAAATATGTTGATACAGACGGTTTTTCAGAGAAAAGTGTTATGATCACAGATGATGAAGTCATGTTAGGATCTTATAACGGTACAGGTAACGATCCGATGTTAACAACTTCAATAAGTGTGTCTTCTAGCAGctcatcttcatcctcTTCATCCTCCTCCTCTAGTTCTTCGAGCAAAACTTCATCGCACTCTTCTTCTAAATCCAGCACATCCTCATCCAGGACTacatcatcgtcatcatcatccacTCCTAGAAGTTCTTCACAATCGTCAGCTTCTTCAGTAACATCAACAGGGAATAGAGCTGCCACTGACATAGCTAGTCAAagtaattcttcttcatcaagCGCCACCAGCTCACAAAATAATGCTTCCGTGATTAATGTAACGAACTTATTGACAATTTTCAGTGTGATCGTAGgttatttaatttaattggACCTGACTTTACTTGAACTCTGTAcattaatataatattatgataatttcaataaatataaaaaaagcTTTAAGAATGCagtatatatttaagaatgcaatatatattcttttcagCTTAAATATATgtacaaaaacaaaatacataatttgaaagatacttttttaaataattgaaaCAGAACATCTAATTTCAACATCTTTTAATGACGTAGTAGTTGTCCGGGAAGTTTTCTGACAGGATACGAAATATTAACAGGAGGATTGCGGTGCTctacttttttttcaacaaGCTATAACCCATTATCGTTATTTTACGTGACTATAAACTTGTAGGAAAGCGAAGATGAAAGTGAATAAAAACCGATTATTCAGTTGCTTTTTTCAAGTATGTAATCAAATCATTTCTATCCTTATCTTTCTTTAACCCACCGAAAGCCATTTTTGTACCtggaatatatttcttcgGATTTGTTAAGTATTCAgacatattattttcatccCATTTAACgtttttcttaatattaGCATCTGTATAGGAATATCCAGGGGCTTGACCGGAAGTACGACCAAATATACCATGTAGATTAGGACCCACTTTATTTGGTCCACCTTCTTCGACTGTATGACACTGTAAACATCTGGTCTTGAAAAGCGTAGCACCTTTCTTTTCTGAACCTGGTGTAAATCCGGTTGATTCTTTCTTTGGAGGcatattattgttatacTATTAGTTAGTTTGTTTTGGAGttgaatgaaaatttaaatttagaTTTATAGTTGCCAGCGTTTAAATCTCTTTGATATTAGTcttctatatatttatcgAAAGTATAGAGCCTATATATACAGTGATATGTTTTTATACTAAGATATGAATATAAAGGCCTCGTTCTCTAAAAACATCATACCCCTTGAATCTTACTAATTTCCAAACCTTAAGCTCCTTGATCTTCATGTTCATCAGTTCATCTTCCATCTTCCCTTCTTTCTTCCTTTGTTTCGACAAGTTTATCAAAATGAGAAAAAATCGCGATGGGACATTTTTTTTCGATTTAATTGGTAGAAACAGTTCTTGATAGGGATGATGAACAAAAGAGGAAATAATGACTACTATTGTTATGTTAGATCAATCTACCAATCCTGTATTATGACTTATCAAGTATATCTGTTAGACATTGAAGGGACTGTTTGTCCCATTGCATTCGTTAAAGATGTCCTTTTCCCATATTTTGCGTCACAAGTCCCACTTTTGACACATTCCAAGGATGGCAAGATCATTGAACTTTTATCACAATTTggtattgaaaatgatgatgaattgacTAAGCATATCTTAGATCTAGTTAATCGTGATGTCAAGGATTCCATCCTGAAGAATTTACAAGGTCATGTTTGGGCTAAAGGATATGAAACTGGAGAGATTAAAGCACCAATTTATTCCGATGctattcaatttattgaaagataCGGGGATGTCTCTGGTTgtaaagaaacaaaaatttatatttattcaaGTGGATCCGTGAAAGCTCAAAAATTACTATTTGCCCATGTTGAAGGAGGAGATTCAAAAGAGGTCCTTGACTTGCAGCCTTACATTAATGGATACTTTGATATTAATACATCTGGGAAGAAAACTGAAATTCAATCTtatgtaaatattcttaAGGATATAAATATGGTTGAAGCACCAGAGAAAGTATTGTTTTTAAGTGACAATCCATTAGAATTAGATGCAGCCAAAATTGCTGGTATATCTACTGGATTAGCACTTAGACCAGGTAATGTTCCAGTTCCAAATATGGATAAGTATAGTCAATATAGTGAATTCTCTTCTCTATGATGTAACCAGGGCATTCCCCATGACGAGCTGGACACTCTCCACATTTTACATAACTAATATAACTCTTATATTTACGGCATGTGGATTCTGTAGTGCAACTGTGATAGATTATAAACCATTCTCAATACTTAGGTTTGGGTTTGTTTTGCATGATTAATCACAAATAACATTCAGCATTCACAAAATTACATAAAAATAGTACaatataattgaatttcattTACGTACATATAGTTTACATATATGAATTAAGGTACAACTTTTTCTTATTCCTTAACTAATGACTTGGGTTTTGAGGTAATTAACtgaattgaaacttttcaCAATCGCTTGAAGATGCTAGGGGTTTGACCCTTGATTAGTCCAATAATTGGCGTTGTTGGCGTGGTCTTGCTTTAATCCcatatcaatcaatcagCATAATCACTGAATAACATATTGGCGGcgatttcttcatttttatcaCATGCAAAATAAACTTGGATGACAAGAGAACGTTCAAATCCTAGTTCACATAAACGAGAGATTGCTTGTTCATCTTCAGGTGTTAATTGAATGGTTGGAGGTGCAGCAGAAGCTTCTCCCATAGTATCATTATCCCCCTCATTGATTTCTCCTAAGTCCCCACCAATATCACCTAGTCCTTCTAAACTTTGTAAGTTATCACCGACAGCTTCTAATAACATGGAAATGAAAGTTTGTGGATTGGACATTATTTGTTCACGAAGTTGAGGATATCTTGTACtcaaattttccaataatgatgataatgattctGGGTCACCAGACACAGCTTGTCTTAACGACAATAAATCTTGAATGGTTAAACCAATGGAACCTGGTGTTCCCTCACCGGTGGATCCACCGACAGCACTACCTGCACTTCCTGCATTTCCAGAACCTTGAGCCGCTTGTGCAAACAAATCATCTTCAGCAGGTGGTTCTTCCGCATGCGCATCATCTCCAGTGGCAGTAGCTGTTGCAGATCCCTCATTAGCGATATTTTGTGGTGAAGCTTGAGTcggttgttgttgttgttgttggtgcTGTTGTTGAAGATTTTCTGGAATACCCATCAATAAATATTCGACAGCTCTGTCTGGATTATTAAAAGCTGCTCTCAATGCACGTTCAACTTCTTCTCTTTCGTACCCCATTTCCATGATTCTTTCGACAGTTTCGTTACGTTGTGTTCCTGTAACAAAGCCTGCTGATGATGGCGATAGTTCTGTAGCAGCAGTAGTGGTAGCAGGAGCACCAGCATCTGTTGCCGTATTAGCAGAAGCTGATGCAGTAGTATCGTTCCCAGTTTGTGGTGTCCCTTCTGGAGTCCCTGATGCCGCAGCAGTTTCGATGAGTCCTGGTGTAGCTGAGTTCGATGCAGTAGTAATTTCTGGGTTAGCACCTGGAGCTTGAGCTTGAGCTGCAGCTGCAGCTGGAGGTTCTGTCACTTTAGTCACGGTAGACTTCTTCTTCGAGATCataaaaatgatttgatCACCTTCCTTTAATTGACATTCTTCAACAGTTTGACCATCCTGTAGTACTTTCCCCGagtaaattattttgatttgtGATTCTTCGCATGCTTTAGCTTGAGCTAATTGAGACTTGACATCTAAGATTGTATTCGATGGCTCTAAATCTAAAGGTATCTTCTCCTTCTTGAAATCCTTAAATATAACATTAACCATTATGCTGGGATTGGTATTATATTATGATATGTTATCTGGTtattgtattattgttacaaataaagaaaaaataagtgttattaatattgcTTTTCTTCACTGTGCTTCAATCTCTTAAGGAATGTGTGAGCAATAATATATCAGAATATAGAATAAAAGCGTAAAGCACTTGTGTATgtataatttcaattgagaTTTGACGACTTGCCTCCTCTTTTTATTGAAGCTTTTGTTTCCGTTTTTGTTTCTGTTCCTGTTTGTGTATTCCCTCTTATTTTGATCTAAACCATCCCATgtcaaaataaaatgttcTACAAATGCGAAGTTTCGCCACAGCGGGCGGGAACTTTACTTAAAAATGGGTAGATTATTCGTGTTCGATGACAATTTTGGACAGAAGAAACAAAGCTCAAAGAACTACAATAGATGAAAGCTTTTCTCCTCGATATTCAGACGATGTCTGTGTCTAGTATTTTACATGTatcaaattagaaaattattctataaaaaaataaataattaagGTGTGGTGGTATTTTAAAGTTACATTGAACATGGATTCTTTTTTTGCGAAATTTATTGTCTATATTCTTGGGTCAGTATTTTTACTATATGCTGTTGGATGTATTATATCGCTCAGTACTCATcacaataataatcataatcataatcataatcataatcataatcataatcataatcataatcataatcataatcataatgCCATCCACCGATTGggttttttttattttgctGGCTCTATCTTGCTGGAGTATATCCTTAGAAAatctaaaaatatttttctatcAATTCTTATCAGGATCAAATTCTAATGGGACTTCCTTTGGATATTGAGCTTGGCCAGGGTTATCACCAGAGGCTCCTTCACCATTACCTTGTCCATTCTTTGcattttgatttgaatttgcTTTGTTAgctttatcattattttcattttctggATCATCTGACCAATCAACgaatatatcattttcagaCCCTTTAAAATCAATGTTTTTCAGGATGGAATCTCTTTCCGTTTCCCAATCTTCTCTGACATCATCAAATCCAATTTCCCAAATCTTATCATAAAACTCTTCTAATTTCTCTTCCTCTAATTTTCGtttctcttcttcagcCATCCAAGCCATATGTTTCAAATCCTCCTTTGATGGCTCATAAATATGCCATATGACATAATGAGGTAATCCAATAACATTGTAGTTCATCTTACGTGATAATTTCCCAAATGCCTCAGTTTCAGCatgtttttcaaatgagAATGCTGGGAAATGAGATCCCGTTCTGAAAACTTTTGCCTTTGCCAAGATGGAAACACCACCAATACCATCCAATTCCATTTCATCTTCTGGATTCCCATTTGGATCTCTCATATAAGCTAAATGTGATCTCCATGTTGCATATTCAGGATACCCTTCCACAATAACATCATCTTCACCTAATGTATCAGCTAATTGTAATCCACCTTCTGATTCCTTCCaagaatttaaatcatATGGTTGAATATTTCCTAACCAATCAGGTAATGGTCTCCAAACGTTTGGAACAATGACATCTTTATCATGATGCATTAAATCTTCCATAATGGTTCTTGGGATAGTTTCTACATCTACATCTCTCCAATAAACCCATGAATGATAAGGTTTAATAGCCACGGAACCCAACCAATTACGAGCTCTTGCcattaattttcttcttggaCCTTGAGCTGCAAATCCATGTCTATCAGAGAATGATTGACCAATAACTTGACCAAAATCCTTTTCgaaaatttcaatgttACCAAATCTTTTGGATTTATCTTGTTGAGATTGAGCGTTTTGtaaattagataataatacacCCATGGTATCATCTGATGAATCACTAACTAAAAAGGAAAGGTCAATGGAATTATGTGGATATGACAtcttatttaaatgatCAAAGAACATGGGTAAATGTTCAGCTGCATCTCTTAATGGGACACAAAATAAGATTCGGTCATTTTTTTGCCATCCATCTTTATTACCTTGATAATTAGCCAGATCATAAAATTCTACACCAGGATTATTTCTAAAATTTGGTACGTAGGGGTTTAAAAAGATTGATGTGGATGATGATTCTGATATTGTAGATGATGAAggtgaaaatattattgatattaatgTTATAGGaaatgtaataatattagCAATGGAAGGTGATATTGAGAAcaaaaattttgataagaaatataatgtCAATAGAGTACCCGCTATACTTATTGTCGTAGGACTTATGAGTGTATGTTTGAGTTTAAACCTTTTAATGTGctccattttttttgtgaTTGTTTTGTATTTATTGAGTGAATGTTACAATTCTATTTTCTTGAGCAAACCGGATCAGGCCAGATGAGAAGCAAGCAAATAATGAATGGAATGGAATGCAATGGAATGGAAGAATGTATGAGCACTATTAAATTCCTTGGCAGTATGAGCCAATATGTGTGGATGCTTCCTCGTTAAGTTGATTAAAACTTGAACAGCGATGAGTAAACTTATGCAGATAATTAAGGTCGCTCACTCCCTTTCTATTAACTCTTTATGATTTTACTTTTAATCACCATTGTTGTTGTGTTTTCCATTTTAGTTTTAGAGTTTTTAgcaaatttcaattttcaatcttccagattttctttttttttttattttttctagATAAAAGGGAAATTTCTTGATTGGGAGGCTCAGATACTCCATTTGGAGATGTGTCTGTATTGGGAAAATTTGGACCCTGACGCGTAATATTGTTTTACGCGTCAAATGTCACAAATCCCTAAAActattatcttttttcattattttccgACGtctttgaaattcttggatttttaaattttttggtCCACCGGGTAATACGCCTGACGTAAATAGTTATGTCATCCAACTAAACATCCGTACCCCACAATATACGTTGTTCTAGATTGATCATTTATCGGTTTTAAAGGGAAGAAAATGAGGGGCTGGATTTTAACGGTTAAAGTTGAAATTCACGGCGCGTCAAGCAAGaattccaatttctttcGTTACACCGCCCCACCCAAACCGGTAAAATACgcattttcaaaattatgCCTAAGCTAACCCTAGTATTTGGCGACAACCCTGTGCGTCAGAAATGTCAGAATTTGAAGGACACAATTAACATATTAGACAAAAATCCAAACAAATTTCGgtacaaatatataatggAGGGGCTCAATTGCAGTTGCCTATTTTAATCACATCTATTGTTTTTACAAGAAATGCTTCAATGTGGTTTTACCGTATCATGTGTCCGTAAACAATACCATCAAATGTTCCGTGCATTCCTGTCGTTAAgacatattttttctttaccaGTGTCTTGCAAGGGAAATTTATCCTTAATGATTTGACGTTCAACAAGTTGttacaaaaaataagtGCAGCTTTTATGTACATTCTATTGGTTACATTGTATAAAGATTGGGGGGGGGGGCGGGGGTAGATATGTAGACGTATATAACCTTCCTTTCTCGAAGTTCCTTGAGAAGATAATCTGGTCTCTTACTCAAATCTGTTTCCTCTTGGTATGTTCAAAAATGTCGAGACGGGTCCTCTTCCCTCCCAACTGTCCTCCAAATGTGTAACAATCTGTTTTCAAATGTCTTTTTGTCATTGGGCCCCgtatattaatatatgtCACTAAGTGGTTATTCCTCCAATTAGTACATGGTTGGTATCATTCGAAACCTCTTTTCTCCCATTTCAAGATAACCGTCAAATATCCCATGGCCAGTTCTTCCCC includes:
- the RAD23 gene encoding Rad23p (similar to Saccharomyces cerevisiae RAD23 (YEL037C); ancestral locus Anc_1.480) → MVNVIFKDFKKEKIPLDLEPSNTILDVKSQLAQAKACEESQIKIIYSGKVLQDGQTVEECQLKEGDQIIFMISKKKSTVTKVTEPPAAAAAQAQAPGANPEITTASNSATPGLIETAAASGTPEGTPQTGNDTTASASANTATDAGAPATTTAATELSPSSAGFVTGTQRNETVERIMEMGYEREEVERALRAAFNNPDRAVEYLLMGIPENLQQQHQQQQQQPTQASPQNIANEGSATATATGDDAHAEEPPAEDDLFAQAAQGSGNAGSAGSAVGGSTGEGTPGSIGLTIQDLLSLRQAVSGDPESLSSLLENLSTRYPQLREQIMSNPQTFISMLLEAVGDNLQSLEGLGDIGGDLGEINEGDNDTMGEASAAPPTIQLTPEDEQAISRLCELGFERSLVIQVYFACDKNEEIAANMLFSDYAD
- the YEF1 gene encoding NADH/NAD(+) kinase (similar to Saccharomyces cerevisiae YEF1 (YEL041W) and UTR1 (YJR049C); ancestral locus Anc_1.484), coding for MAITSDLKTGTSLHSKDNRIMSSTNLRRNDSEATTAVGSSDQLLATSQMHHYGRNEDESGYNSVGHDDRRCVTKILKPDGREIILKGNLHSRDDSDDVSELTSSKQDELETTREIIRTISNNRKKQTEEDALQDNEGDEKYTMKHRSSSSAKSKQHLEFVSTAYGVRLLSKNLTKTKVSLNVENLILVTKISDVSLIYLTRELVEWLLITFPNLVVYVEDDFKKSSQFAAKEICHDTNCTEARIKYWNSELVKKNNDLFDLCITLGGDGTVLFVSSLFQKSVPPTVSFSLGSLGFLTNFNFEYFKQDLRKILERKIKINLRMRLECKIYHRHKPKYDHKTGKKICIMELMSTHHVLNEVIIDRGTSPFISMLELFGDGSLMTVAQADGLIVATPTGSTAYSLSAGGALMYPSINAISVTPVCPHTLSFRPIVLPENMNLKVKVSLKSRGTAWASFDGKGRFELQKGDYVTISASPYAFPTVESSPNEFFDGINRTLNWNVRDQQKSFTHMLSLKNRKKLATEHKDANILDTDEEDIIEKRIDNTTFLKTFSSSSDDDEDDSIVENEIENYSGAITDEVADDLHAFNGDVDEVRQLETY
- the UTR2 gene encoding chitin transglycosylase UTR2 (similar to Saccharomyces cerevisiae UTR2 (YEL040W); ancestral locus Anc_1.483), coding for MRGSLFYLLSLATLIVKTGAVTTCNATKSCPEDLPCCSQGGECGKGNYCLGDCNPSFSFDIDSCMPVPVCKDSSTKFNGYSSKMLNEYTYLGNVSSAEWLYSGNVIDYDDEESLILAMPKNSGGSLLTSTRALWYGKVSVRMKASHLAGVITAMTLFSGVQDEIDYEFVGADIEKVQTNYYWQGSLNWTNSANITVDDVFDNYHIYEIDWHEDHITWSVDGVVGRTLFKNDTYNSTTKEYRFPQTPSKVHLSIWPGGNATNAPGTIAWAGGEIDWDSTDITETGYYYAILNEVNVTCYDPPSGTKKNGTKAYKYVDTDGFSEKSVMITDDEVMLGSYNGTGNDPMLTTSISVSSSSSSSSSSSSSSSSSSKTSSHSSSKSSTSSSRTTSSSSSSTPRSSSQSSASSVTSTGNRAATDIASQSNSSSSSATSSQNNASVINVTNLLTIFSVIVGYLI
- the UTR4 gene encoding putative acireductone synthase UTR4 (similar to Saccharomyces cerevisiae UTR4 (YEL038W); ancestral locus Anc_1.481) translates to MMNKRGNNDYYCYVRSIYQSCIMTYQVYLLDIEGTVCPIAFVKDVLFPYFASQVPLLTHSKDGKIIELLSQFGIENDDELTKHILDLVNRDVKDSILKNLQGHVWAKGYETGEIKAPIYSDAIQFIERYGDVSGCKETKIYIYSSGSVKAQKLLFAHVEGGDSKEVLDLQPYINGYFDINTSGKKTEIQSYVNILKDINMVEAPEKVLFLSDNPLELDAAKIAGISTGLALRPGNVPVPNMDKYSQYSEFSSL
- the ANP1 gene encoding Anp1p (similar to Saccharomyces cerevisiae ANP1 (YEL036C); ancestral locus Anc_1.479), with translation MEHIKRFKLKHTLISPTTISIAGTLLTLYFLSKFLFSISPSIANIITFPITLISIIFSPSSSTISESSSTSIFLNPYVPNFRNNPGVEFYDLANYQGNKDGWQKNDRILFCVPLRDAAEHLPMFFDHLNKMSYPHNSIDLSFLVSDSSDDTMGVLLSNLQNAQSQQDKSKRFGNIEIFEKDFGQVIGQSFSDRHGFAAQGPRRKLMARARNWLGSVAIKPYHSWVYWRDVDVETIPRTIMEDLMHHDKDVIVPNVWRPLPDWLGNIQPYDLNSWKESEGGLQLADTLGEDDVIVEGYPEYATWRSHLAYMRDPNGNPEDEMELDGIGGVSILAKAKVFRTGSHFPAFSFEKHAETEAFGKLSRKMNYNVIGLPHYVIWHIYEPSKEDLKHMAWMAEEEKRKLEEEKLEEFYDKIWEIGFDDVREDWETERDSILKNIDFKGSENDIFVDWSDDPENENNDKANKANSNQNAKNGQGNGEGASGDNPGQAQYPKEVPLEFDPDKN
- the CYC7 gene encoding cytochrome c isoform 2 (similar to Saccharomyces cerevisiae CYC7 (YEL039C) and CYC1 (YJR048W); ancestral locus Anc_1.482), translating into MPPKKESTGFTPGSEKKGATLFKTRCLQCHTVEEGGPNKVGPNLHGIFGRTSGQAPGYSYTDANIKKNVKWDENNMSEYLTNPKKYIPGTKMAFGGLKKDKDRNDLITYLKKATE